TTCGAAGTGCCCCAGGTCGGCGAAGTGAGCCTGATTTCGTTCGACCCCCATCCGCTGCTCACGCCCCATCCCTACATCGAATGGTTCTCGCTCAGGAAGAACCATTACCGCATCGAATTGGCTCCGGAGGATGCCTGGGTGCTGACCGAACGTGAAGCCGCCGAGCTCGACGCCGACAGCCGCTCGATCCGCGAGGAACTGCGCGATCAGGTCCGATCGACCAGGGATCGCGACGACTCCGAATGGGTCTAGCCGCGTTTGACACCCTTTCGCTCACCCCTCTAGAATGCCGACCCCATGAACGATCGTTTCCTCAGGGCCTGTCGGCGTCAGCCGGTCGATTGCACGCCGGTGTGGTTCATGCGCCAGGCCGGCCGTTACATGCCGGAGTACCAGAAAGTACGGGCCAAGCACGCGATCCTCGACGTCTGCAAGACCCCGGAACTGGCCGCCGAGGTGACGCTGCAGCCGATCGAACGGTTCCCGCTGGACGCCGCCATCATCTTTGCCGATATCCTGCTACCGCTGGAAGCCATGGGCATCAGGTTGGAATTTACAGAAGGAGAAGGACCGGTTATTCACAATCCGGTCAGAGAGCGGGCGGACGTGGAGCGGCTGCGGATGGTGGAGGGGGACGAACTGGAGTACGTCGCCGAGGCGATCCGCCATGCGCAGCGGGCCTTGAACGGCCGGGTGCCGCTGATCGGTTTCGCCGGGGCTCCGTTCACCTTGGCCAGCTATGCCGTCGAGGGCGGCGGGTCGAGAAATTACGTGTTGACCAAGCAGTTGATGTATCGGGAGCCGGAAGCGTGGCACCGGCTGATGGACAAACTGGCGCGTGTGGTGACCGGCTATCTTCGTCGCCAGATCCGCGCCGGCGCGCAGGCCGTGCAATTATTCGACAGTTGGGTCGGCTGTTTGTCGCCGGGTGATTACGCCGAGTACGTGCTTCCGCATGTGCAACTGATCTTCGAGGGGCTCAAGCGAGAAGGTGTGCCGATGATCCACTTCGGCACCGGCACGGCGGCGCTCCTGCGATTGATGCGCGAAGCGGGCGGGGACGTCATCGGCGTCGACTGGCGCATCCATCTGGACGAGGCCTGGGCGATGGTCGGGTATGACGTGGCGGTGCAGGGCAATCTGGACCCGGTCGCGTTGTTTGCGCCGCTGCATGAGATCGAGCGGCGGGTGGAAGATGTGCTCAGACGGGCCGGCGGACGCCCGGGACACATTTTCAACCTCGGTCACGGGATTCTGCCCAACACGCCGATGGCATCGGTTGAAGCGACGATCGAGATGGTGCATAAGCTGAGTCAGCGCTAGAGAATGGGAGACGTGATGCGTGAAACGTGACGCGTGATGCGCAAGAGTCTTTCCGGTCGTTTTACGGATCACGTGTCACGCGTCACGCATAACGGCGAGGCAGCATGCCCGGACCGCAAAGGCCGACGGCCGTCCTCTTGATGGCCATGGGAGGACCGGATAGCGTGGAGAACGTGGAGCCGTATCTCCGCGATGTGCGCGGCGGGCGGCCCACGCCGCCGGAATTGGTGGAGGAGATCAAGGAGCGATACCGGCTCACCGGCGGAAAATCCCCGGTGCTGGAGATCACCCGCGAGGTCGCGCGCAAGCTGGAGCAGAAACTGAACGGTCCCGGCGGCGAGCGGTATCGCGTCACCGTCGGTCTGCGGCACTGGCGTCCCTCCATCAAGGATGCCTATGAAGAGCTGATGGACGAGAGACCCGAGCGGGTGATCGGGCTGTGCATGGCGCCGCAGTATTCTTCGATGAGCATCGGCGCCTACATCAGCAAGGTCGAAGAGGCGCGACGGGCGCTTGGCAACGACTGTCCGGTCAGTTATGTCGAAAGTTGGCACCGGCATCCGGGGCTGATCGGGGCCGTCGCCGACAACATTCAGCTCGGCCTGCAGACATTCCCTCCCGAGGTGCGGGCACATGTGCCGATCCTGTTCACGGCGCACAGCCTGCCGGAGCGGATTGTCGAGATGAAAGACCCGTACCCTGACGAGGTGAGAGGCACCATGCAGGCAGTCTGCGAGCGGGTGAGACCGGTCACGGCTCGCTTGGCGTTCCAGAGCCGGGGACGGTCGGGCGAGAAGTGGCTAGGACCCGATGTCGAGGCCGTCGTGGAGGACTTGCGCCGCGAAGGCCACCGGCACGTCCTCGTCGCTCCGATCGGGTTCGTCTCGGATCATCTTGAAGTGCTGTACGACATCGATATCGAGCTCAAACGGTCGGCCCAAGCCAAAGGCATCCATCTGGAGCGCATTCCGATGCTGAACGCGTCCGCGGCGTTGATCGAAACCCTCGCCTCCGTGATCCAGGCGCACGAGGCTGCGCTGGTCCCTTGACGCGGCGTCCGTGACCGGGACACCCCGAACAGCAGTCGTGATCGGCGGCGGCATCGCGGGGCTCGCGACCGCCTTCGCCCTGCAAGAACAGGCTCAGGCGGTAGGTCTGTCTCTCGCCTGTACCGTCGTCGAAGCGGATCGGGTTTTGGGCGGCAAGATCCGGACGAGCCGCGCAGGCGACCTCGTCATCGAGGCGGGCCCCGATTCGTTCCTCTCCCAGAAGCCGTGGGCCATCCAGTTATGCGAGAAGCTCGGGCTGGCCGATCAGCTCATCAATACGAACCAGACGAATACCAAGGCCTGCGTCTATTCGCGGGGACGGTTACGCGAGTTGCCCGAAGGCCTGGCTGTCATCGCGCCCGGGCAGATCGGACCTTTCGTCAGAAGCGGGCTGCTGAGCTGGGCGGGACTTGCACGGATGGCGCTCGATGTGGTGCTGCCGCCGCGCCGTGTCGCGGGTGACGAGTCCCTCGCGGATTTCTTCCGCCGCCGCTTCGGGCGCGAAGCGTTCGAACGGGTGCTTGAGCCGCTCATGGCCGGGATTTACGCGGGCGACGCGGAACAGATGAGCGTCAGGGCGACATTTCCGCGGTTTCCGGAGTTGGAGCAACAACACGGGAGTCTCATTCGGGGCATGCTGGCCGCCCGCAAGGCCGCTCAGACAGGGGCGCCGGGGCCGAAGCTCCACCGCACGATGTTTGTCGCGCTGCGGAACGGGCTCGGCGATCTGGTCGCGGCGCTCGCGGGTCGCATTCGGAAGGACGGAGCGACCCTGCGGCTCGGCGCTCGGGCGGTCGCCCTTCGGGTCCGTTCCAGGGAGATCGGGAAATGGGTGTACGACGTGCTGGTCGACGACGGATCCGTGCTGTCGGCCGACGTCGTGGTGTTGGCGACACCCGCGTACGTGTCGGCCGAGTTGGTCAGGCCGCTCAGTCCGTCGGCGGCGGGACTTTTGGAGATGATCCCCTACGCCTCCACGGCGACGGTGTCTTTGGCCTACGGCGCCGACCAGACCCAAGGCTGGGCGAGAGGGTTCGGATTCGTCGTGCCGCGCGTCGAGGGACGCAATCTGATCGCCGCGACGTGGACGTCCCTGAAATGGGCTCACCGCGCGCCGGCGGGAACGGTGCTCGCCAGATGTTATGTCGGCGGCGTCGGACGGGAAGCGATCGTGCAGGCGGACGACGAGACGATGGTGCGGACGGTGCGTGAGGAGTTGCGGGTCATCACCGGTCTCGAGGCGTCGCCGCGCTATGTCGAAGTGCATCGCTGGAGCCGCGCCATGCCGCAATATACCCTGGGCCATCTCGATCGACTTAGAGACATCGAGACGGCGCTGAGCCGGTTTCCGGGCTTGTTCCTGACCGGAGCCGCCTATCGCGGGGTCGGCATCCCTGACTGCATCAGAGACGGATCGACCGTCGCGGGGGCGGCCGTCCGTTACTTGACCGCGCGCGAATCCGGATTATGGTATACCGCGGAGTCGCATGGATAACACGCTGACCATTCTCAACGTGAGCGGTCCCTATCGGGAACCGCGCGAACCCGCTTTTTCCTATGACTATGCGATCCAGCGTCCGACCTGGCCCTCTCCGTTCGGCGTCCGGGTGAAAATCTCGATCGCCGATGAATTGGACTATGTGAAGGGCAAGTTGTTGGGACAGGTCACCGGCAGTCCCGGACAACAACTGTTGCTCAATCAGGTGCTGACCCGTCGCATTGCCGATCAGAAGCTGCGCATCGCCGACCAGGAAGGCATGCTGTCGGAGCGCCAGGATGTGCTGATCGGTCCCTTCACCGGTCCCCTCAACCATCTGTTCCCGCGGCTGGATGCCTGGCTGAACGACGAACAGGCGGCGCTGAGAGCGGAGATCCGGCAACGAGTCCGTCTGTAACGGAAATTTCTGCCTCAGGAGAGCCGATCCCCATACTCGAAACCAACCCACAGAATCTGTGGATAACCATGTGGACAACCGAGTTTCTACGCGCTGATTCGCAGAAACGGCGAGCCCGCGAGCAACCTGCCCAACTTTTAGGCATTGGGTTTCTTCGCGCTCGGCCTACAAGATCTTGTGGCTGAAATCTTACAGCTAGGGAATTCACTAGGTTAGACAGGAACTACGAAAAGCGCTGGGGATAGGAAACGCGCCGGAAGCCGGATTTCGCGCAAAAAGCGGGCCTGAATTCGGGCGATCAGAAGATGCGTCGGTAGTGCTTGGAGTGGACTCCCGATTCATCCGCGAAGCCCAGCGAGGCGATGTCGGGCTGCCCGGTGTCGTGCAGATTGATGCGATAGTGGCCGCGGACCTGCTCCATCGCGTCTTCAAACGGGATCGCCCGCGGGTACAGCTCGCCCGGCGCATGGGCGCCTCGGGCGAGGACGCGGACGGCATCGGGCTGCGCGTATTTCGGGTCCGAGAAAATGTAAATGTCCGCCACGGCGTGATCGCCGAGTTGGTGGCCGGGCGTCGTCGGCGGCAACAGGTTGGACAGGGTGTTGGACAGCCGCGCGTCGCGGAATCGCTTCAGTAGGCCGACGATCTGGCTATTGGTCGCCTGGACCGGGACCACGATGCTGATCGCATTCACGTCCGGAATGGCGGCGTGAACTTTGTAGATGACCGGCGCGGCG
The DNA window shown above is from Nitrospirota bacterium and carries:
- the hemG gene encoding protoporphyrinogen oxidase, coding for MTGTPRTAVVIGGGIAGLATAFALQEQAQAVGLSLACTVVEADRVLGGKIRTSRAGDLVIEAGPDSFLSQKPWAIQLCEKLGLADQLINTNQTNTKACVYSRGRLRELPEGLAVIAPGQIGPFVRSGLLSWAGLARMALDVVLPPRRVAGDESLADFFRRRFGREAFERVLEPLMAGIYAGDAEQMSVRATFPRFPELEQQHGSLIRGMLAARKAAQTGAPGPKLHRTMFVALRNGLGDLVAALAGRIRKDGATLRLGARAVALRVRSREIGKWVYDVLVDDGSVLSADVVVLATPAYVSAELVRPLSPSAAGLLEMIPYASTATVSLAYGADQTQGWARGFGFVVPRVEGRNLIAATWTSLKWAHRAPAGTVLARCYVGGVGREAIVQADDETMVRTVREELRVITGLEASPRYVEVHRWSRAMPQYTLGHLDRLRDIETALSRFPGLFLTGAAYRGVGIPDCIRDGSTVAGAAVRYLTARESGLWYTAESHG
- the hemE gene encoding uroporphyrinogen decarboxylase translates to MNDRFLRACRRQPVDCTPVWFMRQAGRYMPEYQKVRAKHAILDVCKTPELAAEVTLQPIERFPLDAAIIFADILLPLEAMGIRLEFTEGEGPVIHNPVRERADVERLRMVEGDELEYVAEAIRHAQRALNGRVPLIGFAGAPFTLASYAVEGGGSRNYVLTKQLMYREPEAWHRLMDKLARVVTGYLRRQIRAGAQAVQLFDSWVGCLSPGDYAEYVLPHVQLIFEGLKREGVPMIHFGTGTAALLRLMREAGGDVIGVDWRIHLDEAWAMVGYDVAVQGNLDPVALFAPLHEIERRVEDVLRRAGGRPGHIFNLGHGILPNTPMASVEATIEMVHKLSQR
- the hemH gene encoding ferrochelatase: MPGPQRPTAVLLMAMGGPDSVENVEPYLRDVRGGRPTPPELVEEIKERYRLTGGKSPVLEITREVARKLEQKLNGPGGERYRVTVGLRHWRPSIKDAYEELMDERPERVIGLCMAPQYSSMSIGAYISKVEEARRALGNDCPVSYVESWHRHPGLIGAVADNIQLGLQTFPPEVRAHVPILFTAHSLPERIVEMKDPYPDEVRGTMQAVCERVRPVTARLAFQSRGRSGEKWLGPDVEAVVEDLRREGHRHVLVAPIGFVSDHLEVLYDIDIELKRSAQAKGIHLERIPMLNASAALIETLASVIQAHEAALVP